The sequence TCGCGTCGGTCTACGTCCACATCTATCTGTACCGGCGCCTCTTCCGCGACACGTCCACGAACCCCGCCTGGCGCACCGCCGGCAAGGTGCTGCTGACGGCGCTGTGCCTGCCGCTGCTCCTGTCCTGGGTGGTGACGCGCATCGTGCCCTCCGCGTTCATCGTCGCCGTGGCCGCGTGGACGTGGATGGGCGTGGCCGTGTACCTGCTGCTCGCGCTGGCCCTGCTGGGCGGCGTGCGCGGGCTCGTGGCGCGCACGCGCGGCCACCGGGGCGTCGCCGCGCCGCTCGCCACGCCCGCGCCGGATCCCGCCGCGCCGCCGTCCCTGGCGGATCTGGCCGTCAGCGTGCCGCCCCCGTCCTCCGCAGTGCCTCCGGTGCCGCCGGTGGACGAGGACCGGCGCCGGTTCCTCGCGCGGGCCACCGCGGGCGGCGCGGTGCTCGCGGCGGGCGGCCTCACGGGCTACGGCATGTGGAGCGCGTTCCATCCGCCCGTGGTCAACGAGGTCGCGGTGCGGCTGCCCGGCCTGCCCAAGGCGCTGGACGGCTTCACCCTCGTCCACATGAGCGACATCCACGTGGGCCCCATCATCCAGCGGCGCTTCATGGACGAGCTGGTGCGGCGGGCCAACGCGCTCAAGCCGGACCTCGTCGCCATCACCGGCGACCTGGTGGACGGCACGGTGGACGACCTGCGCCACTCCGTCGCCGCGCTCCAGA comes from Corallococcus macrosporus and encodes:
- a CDS encoding metallophosphoesterase, which codes for MVESPLRIILFILLVSVASVYVHIYLYRRLFRDTSTNPAWRTAGKVLLTALCLPLLLSWVVTRIVPSAFIVAVAAWTWMGVAVYLLLALALLGGVRGLVARTRGHRGVAAPLATPAPDPAAPPSLADLAVSVPPPSSAVPPVPPVDEDRRRFLARATAGGAVLAAGGLTGYGMWSAFHPPVVNEVAVRLPGLPKALDGFTLVHMSDIHVGPIIQRRFMDELVRRANALKPDLVAITGDLVDGTVDDLRHSVAALQNLQARAGTHFITGNHEYYWNASKWADALTGLGVTVLRNRHVTVGDAGGAFDVVGVDDWSMRNGPKGYNLDAALAGRDPGRAAVLLAHQPSNWDVAAKAGMGLQLSGHTHGGQFFPFTIAVSTIWKHDAGLFQEGENSLYVSRGTGFWGPPLRVAAPSEIVKVTLLAV